One genomic region from Trueperaceae bacterium encodes:
- a CDS encoding UDP-N-acetylmuramate dehydrogenase: MRLRDYTTLRVGGEAELWEVESSNDLREATSEPFLVLGSGANLLVADGGVAERVVRLGRAYNSMPDFAAGAETWVGAATPLPGLVRRAQRAGLSGLEGLSGVPAVVGGAVAMNAGTRFGEMSGAVAAVELFVGGGLEVVPAAELGFTYRHTDLPPGAVVTRALLRLAPSTPEAVAASMAAVDAARAGQPKVKSAGCAFKNPAGASAGKLIDEAGLKGLRVGDAMVSFEHGNFIVNAGEATAADVTALLAEVRSRVPVPLELEWRRWGF; this comes from the coding sequence GTGCGGCTACGCGACTACACGACCTTGCGCGTCGGCGGGGAGGCCGAGCTCTGGGAGGTCGAGAGCTCGAACGACCTGCGCGAGGCGACCAGCGAGCCGTTCCTCGTGCTCGGCTCCGGCGCCAACCTCCTCGTGGCGGACGGCGGCGTCGCCGAACGCGTCGTGCGCCTCGGCCGCGCCTACAACTCCATGCCCGACTTCGCCGCCGGCGCCGAGACGTGGGTCGGCGCCGCCACCCCCTTGCCCGGCCTCGTGAGGCGCGCGCAGCGAGCCGGCCTCTCGGGGCTCGAGGGCCTGTCCGGCGTCCCCGCCGTCGTCGGCGGGGCGGTGGCGATGAACGCCGGCACGCGGTTCGGCGAGATGTCAGGCGCGGTGGCGGCCGTCGAGCTGTTCGTCGGCGGCGGCCTCGAGGTCGTGCCGGCGGCGGAGCTGGGCTTCACGTATCGCCACACGGACCTGCCGCCCGGCGCCGTCGTCACGCGTGCGCTGCTGCGCCTCGCGCCGTCGACGCCCGAGGCCGTGGCCGCGTCCATGGCGGCAGTCGACGCGGCCCGGGCCGGGCAGCCGAAGGTCAAATCCGCCGGTTGCGCGTTCAAGAACCCGGCCGGCGCCTCGGCCGGCAAGCTCATCGACGAGGCCGGCCTCAAGGGCCTGCGCGTCGGAGACGCCATGGTCTCGTTCGAGCACGGCAACTTCATCGTCAACGCGGGCGAAGCGACGGCCGCGGACGTGACGGCCCTCCTCGCCGAGGTGCGCTCGCGCGTGCCCGTGCCCCTCGAGCTGGAGTGGCGGCGCTGGGGGTTCTGA